A section of the Jaculus jaculus isolate mJacJac1 chromosome 6, mJacJac1.mat.Y.cur, whole genome shotgun sequence genome encodes:
- the Npm1 gene encoding nucleophosmin isoform X2, whose amino-acid sequence MEDSMDMDMSPLRPQNYLFGCELKADKDYHFKVDNDENEHQLSLRTVSLGAGAKDELHIVEAEAMNYEGSPIKVTLATLKMSVQPTVSLGGFEITPPVVLRLKCGSGPVHISGQHLVVVEEDAESEDEEEEDVKLLSMSGKRSAPGGGNKVPQKKVKLAADEDDDEDEDDDEDDEDDDDDDFDDDEAEEKAPVKKSIRDIPAKNAQKSNQNGKDSKPSTPRSKGQEAFKKQEKTPKTPKGPSSVEDIKAKMQASIEKAH is encoded by the exons ATGGAAGATTCGATGGACATGGACATGAGCCCGCTGAGGCCTCAGAACTACCTTTTCG gTTGTGAACTAAAGGCTGACAAAGATTATCACTTTAAGGTGGATAATGATGAAAATGAGCACCAGTTATCATTAAGAACG GTCAGTTTAGGGGCTGGGGCAAAAGATGAACTGCACATCGTTGAGGCAGAGGCAATGAATTATGAAGGCAGTCCAATTAAAGTAACACTGGCAACTTTGAAAATGTCTGTACAACCAACG GTTTCTCTTGGGGGCTTTGAAATTACACCACCTGTGGTCTTAAGGTTGAAGTGTGGTTCAGGGCCTGTGCATATTAGTGGACAGCACTTAGTAG TTGTGGAGGAAGATGCAGAATcagaagatgaagaggaggaggatgtaAAACTCTTAAGTATGTCTGGAAAGCGATCTGCACCTGGAGGTGGTAACAAAGTTCCACAG aaaaaagtaaaacttgctgctgatgaagatgatgatgaggatgaagatgatgatgaggatgatgaAGA tgatgatgatgatgattttgatgATGATGAAGCTGAAGAAAAAGCTCCAGTGAAGAAA TCTATACGAGATATTCCAGccaaaaatgcacaaaaatcaaaccaaaatggGAAAGACTCAAAACCCTCAACACCAAGATCAAAA GGTCAAGAAGCCttcaaaaaacaggaaaaaactcCTAAAACACCAAAAGGACCTAGTTCTGTTGAAGACATTAAAGCAAAAATGCAAGCAAGTATAGAAAAG GCACATTGA
- the Npm1 gene encoding nucleophosmin isoform X1, which translates to MEDSMDMDMSPLRPQNYLFGCELKADKDYHFKVDNDENEHQLSLRTVSLGAGAKDELHIVEAEAMNYEGSPIKVTLATLKMSVQPTVSLGGFEITPPVVLRLKCGSGPVHISGQHLVVVEEDAESEDEEEEDVKLLSMSGKRSAPGGGNKVPQKKVKLAADEDDDEDEDDDEDDEDDDDDDFDDDEAEEKAPVKKSIRDIPAKNAQKSNQNGKDSKPSTPRSKGQEAFKKQEKTPKTPKGPSSVEDIKAKMQASIEKGGSLPKVEAKFINYVKNCFRMTDQEAIQDLWQWRKSL; encoded by the exons ATGGAAGATTCGATGGACATGGACATGAGCCCGCTGAGGCCTCAGAACTACCTTTTCG gTTGTGAACTAAAGGCTGACAAAGATTATCACTTTAAGGTGGATAATGATGAAAATGAGCACCAGTTATCATTAAGAACG GTCAGTTTAGGGGCTGGGGCAAAAGATGAACTGCACATCGTTGAGGCAGAGGCAATGAATTATGAAGGCAGTCCAATTAAAGTAACACTGGCAACTTTGAAAATGTCTGTACAACCAACG GTTTCTCTTGGGGGCTTTGAAATTACACCACCTGTGGTCTTAAGGTTGAAGTGTGGTTCAGGGCCTGTGCATATTAGTGGACAGCACTTAGTAG TTGTGGAGGAAGATGCAGAATcagaagatgaagaggaggaggatgtaAAACTCTTAAGTATGTCTGGAAAGCGATCTGCACCTGGAGGTGGTAACAAAGTTCCACAG aaaaaagtaaaacttgctgctgatgaagatgatgatgaggatgaagatgatgatgaggatgatgaAGA tgatgatgatgatgattttgatgATGATGAAGCTGAAGAAAAAGCTCCAGTGAAGAAA TCTATACGAGATATTCCAGccaaaaatgcacaaaaatcaaaccaaaatggGAAAGACTCAAAACCCTCAACACCAAGATCAAAA GGTCAAGAAGCCttcaaaaaacaggaaaaaactcCTAAAACACCAAAAGGACCTAGTTCTGTTGAAGACATTAAAGCAAAAATGCAAGCAAGTATAGAAAAG GGTGGTTCTCTTCCCAAAGTGGAAGCCAAGTTCATCAATTACGTGAAGAATTGCTTCCGGATGACTGACCAGGAG GCTATTCAAGATCTCTGGCAGTGGAGGAAATCTCTTTAA